One stretch of Mastomys coucha isolate ucsf_1 unplaced genomic scaffold, UCSF_Mcou_1 pScaffold12, whole genome shotgun sequence DNA includes these proteins:
- the Cpox gene encoding oxygen-dependent coproporphyrinogen-III oxidase, mitochondrial, with amino-acid sequence MALRLGRLGSGPWWRAVRGDYAQLRAASRRSASGRDCPLPGTAGTQPRRGLGYGPWAGGGSRLGTGLAAALAGLAGLAAAAFGHVQRAEMVPKSSEARSPSPGRREEDGDELACRCSTFMSSPVTELQELRRRPEDMKTKMELMIMEIQAQVCRALAQVDGVADFSVDRWERKEGGGGITCVLQDGRVFEKAGVSISVVHGNLSEEAAKQMRGRGKNLKMKDGKLPFTAMGVSSVIHPKNPYAPTMHFNYRYFEIEEADGKTHWWFGGGCDLTPTYLNQEDAVHFHRTLKEACDQHGPDFYPKFKKWCDDYFFIAHRGERRGIGGIFFDDLDSPSKEEAFRFVKTCAEAVVPSYVPIVKKHCDDSYTPRDKLWQQLRRGRYVEFNLVYDRGTKFGLFTPGSRIESILMSLPLTARWEYMHSPPENSKEAEILEVLRHPKDWVH; translated from the exons ATGGCCTTGCGGCTGGGCAGGCTGGGCTCAGGCCCGTGGTGGCGAGCGGTGCGTGGCGACTATGCACAGCTGCGCGCCGCGTCCCGGCGCAGCGCGTCCGGCCGCGACTGCCCGCTGCCTGGCACGGCTGGTACCCAGCCTCGCCGCGGGCTGGGCTACGGCCCCTGGGCTGGAGGCGGATCCCGGCTGGGGACCGGGCTGGCCGCGGCGCTGGCGGGGTTGGCAGGGCTGGCAGCCGCCGCCTTCGGGCACGTGCAGCGGGCGGAGATGGTGCCCAAGAGCTCGGAGGCGCGGAGCCCCTCACCTGGACGGCGCGAGGAGGACGGGGACGAGCTGGCCTGCCGCTGCAGCACCTTCATGTCCTCGCCGGTGACCGAGCTGCAGGAGCTGCGGAGGAGGCCCGAggacatgaagaccaagatggaGCTGATGATTATGGAGATCCAGGCTCAGGTGTGTCGGGCGCTGGCACAGGTAGACGGCGTCGCCGACTTCTCTGTGGACCggtgggagaggaaagaag GAGGAGGTGGCATCACCTGTGTGCTTCAGGACGGGCGTGTGTTTGAAAAGGCTGGAGTCAGCATTTCTGTTGTCCATGGGAATCTTTCGGAGGAAGCAGCAAAACAAATGAGGGGCAGAGGAAAAAATCTGAAGATGAAAGATG GTAAATTGCCATTTACTGCTATGGGTGTAAGCTCTGTGATTCACCCTAAGAATCCTTATGCACCCACCATGCATTTCAACTACAGATACTTTGAAATAGAAGAAGCTGACG GCAAGACGCACTGGTGGTTTGGGGGTGGATGTGACCTCACACCGACATACTTGAACCAAGAGGATGCTGTCCATTTCCACCGTACTCTGAAGGAAGCTTGTGATCAGCACGGGCCAGACTTCTaccccaaatttaaaaaatg GTGTGACGACTACTTCTTTATAGCGCATCGCGGAGAGCGAAGGGGCATCGGTGGCATCTTTTTCGATGATCTCGACTCTCCATCCAAGGAGGAGGCTTTCCGCTTCGTGAAGACGTGTGCTGAGGCCGTGGTTCCGTCCTATGTTCCCATTGTGAAAAAGCACTGTGATGACTCATACACCCCCCGGGATAAGCTGTGGCAGCAGCTGAGGAGAGGGCG GTATGTGGAGTTTAATCTGGTGTATGATCGGGGCACCAAGTTTGGCCTCTTTACTCCAGGGTCCAGGATTGAAAGCATCTTGATGTCTTTACCTCTAACAGCCCG ATGGGAGTACATGCATTCCCCTCCAGAGAATTCCAAAGAAGCTGAAATTCTGGAAGTGCTGCGCCATCCAAAGGACTGGGTGCACTGA